In a genomic window of Malassezia japonica chromosome 4, complete sequence:
- the MSS4 gene encoding 1-phosphatidylinositol-4-phosphate 5-kinase (EggNog:ENOG503NW6Q; COG:T) has product MTRRKRGSRWRRTASIPLDDDEAEGLTPPLRSYLPSLWGSEHKSAPASPHTPDEAQTPDEAEDAVQRSHSEHRRRRKDDKHRPRTRPWEASNRFQQALYDDTEQQHEVPPVPPVPAWASAPAPSSLAPPALAPPASEEHESKEPHPAVAAPPILSLNIPSLGRAENEPAVEERRGSEAPTMQSTNASLELSSDVADGGHASPLGIDMNTSPTSGAPRQGERRARLQRAPSSHVPERRLSAATSYSSMSSAGAVEAPTFDEEMAQNADNLRRSRRAKEQQGARPPPSPRSPRSPRSPRMQQQAHTEDTSEVPHVLVGNLIGEEHVNYVLMYHMLTGIRIGVSRCESRPRTPLTPQDFSAKYKFTFDIVGNELSPSSFYDFKFKDYAPAVFRDLRHHFHLDTADYLLSLTAKYILSELGSPGKSGSFFYFSRDYRFIIKTIRHGEHKFLMKILPEYYRHVRANPHTLLSQFYGLHRVKLPGGRKIHFVIMNNLFPPHRDIHEMYDLKGSLVHREQKSANPHAVLKDMNWVRRGRSIELGPEKRSLFVQQLRSDVSLLQKLSIMDYSLLIGLHDLKIGNHNELQQSLQVFQPETETQESAQSPTQPTPALRRPSIVVSHGEESVLLASPDASVQSPIKEKNHQALRSALRSADPTVLSAQTATKLPNRMAERRHYVFYQDEGGFRSTNEQNEPTNTIYYFGIIDLFTQYDAVKRGEHLWKGLFHNRHLISPVPPKEYGERFIKFLLRRPNQAPS; this is encoded by the coding sequence ATGAcacggcgcaagcgcggctcgcgatggcgccgcaccgcctcgattccgctggacgacgacgaggcagAAGGTctcacgccgccgctccgTTCCTACCTCCCTTCGCTGTGGGGCTCGGAGCATAagtcggcgccggcctcgcCACATACCCCGGACGAGGCACAGACCccggacgaggccgaggacgcAGTCCAGCGGTCGCATTccgagcaccgccggcgccggaaGGACGACAAGCACCGCCCCCGAACGCGGCCGTGGGAGGCGAGCAACCGCTTCCAGCAGGCACTCTATGACGATACagagcagcagcacgaggTGCCGCCCGTGCCGCCCGTGCCGGCATGGGCatcggcaccggcaccgtCGTCGTTggcaccgccggcgcttgcgccccCGGCGTCGGAAGAGCACGAGAGCAAGGAGCCGCATCctgccgtcgccgctccCCCGATCCTCTCGCTGAATATCCCGTCGCTGGGGCGCGCGGAAAATGAGCCGGCAGTcgaagagcgccgcggctcggAAGCGCCGACGATGCAGAGCACGAAtgcctcgctcgagctcaGCTCCGACGTCGCAGACGGAGGGCACGCCTCGCCGCTGGGCATCGACATGAATACAAGCCCCACGTCGGGTGCGCCACGCcagggcgagcgccgcgcgcggctgcagcgtgcgccgtcCAGCCACGTCCCGGAGCGTCGcctgagcgccgcgacgagctaCTCGAGCAtgtcgtcggccggcgcagtcgaggcgccgacgtTTGACGAGGAGATGGCGCAGAATGCGGATAACctacgccgctcgcgccgcgccaaggagcagcaaggcgcacggccgccgccgtcgccgcggtcGCCCCGCTCGCcccgctcgccgcggaTGCAGCAGCAAGCGCACACCGAGGATACGTCCGAGGTGCCGCATGTGCTAGTCGGCAACCTcatcggcgaggagcacgtCAACTACGTGCTCATGTACCACATGCTCACCGGGATCCGGAtcggcgtgtcgcgctgcgaGTCGCgtccgcgcacgccgcttaCGCCGCAAGACTTTTCGGCCAAGTACAAGTTTACGTTTGACATTGTTGGTAACGAGCTGAGTCCTTCGTCGTTTTACGATTTCAAGTTCAAGGACTATGCGCCCGCCGTCTTTCGTGACCTGCGGCACCACTTCCATTTGGACACGGCCGACTACCTCTTGTCGCTCACCGCCAAGTATATCCTCTCCGAGCTGGGCTCGCCCGGGAAGAGTGGCTCGTTCTTTTACTTCTCGCGCGACTACCGCTTCATCATCAAGACGATTCGGCACGGCGAGCACAAGTTCTTGATGAAGATCCTGCCCGAGTACTACCGCCACGTCCGGGCGAATCCCCATACGCTCCTCTCTCAGTTCTACGGACTGCACCGCGTGAAGCTGCCGGGAGGGCGCAAGATCCACTTTGTGATCATGAACAACCTCTTTCCGCCCCACCGCGATATCCACGAGATGTACGACCTGAAGGGGAGTCtcgtgcaccgcgagcaAAAGTCGGCGAACCCCCATGCGGTGCTCAAGGACATGAACtgggtgcgccgcggccgcagcaTCGAGCTGGGGCCGGAGAAGCGCAGTCTCTTTGtccagcagctgcgcagcgacgtgaGCCTCTTGCAGAAGCTGTCGATCATGGACTACAGTCTGCTCATTGGTCTGCACGACCTCAAGATCGGCAACCAcaacgagctgcagcagtcGCTGCAAGTGTTCCAGCCCGAGACGGAGACGCAAGAGTCGGCACAGTCGCCCAcgcagccgacgccggcgctgcgccggcccaGCATCGTAGTGAGCCACGGAGAAGAGTCGGTGCTCCTGGCCTCGCCCGACGCCTCGGTCCAGTCGCCGATCAAGGAAAAGAACCACCAGgcactgcgcagcgcgctgcgcagcgccgaccCGACGGTCCTCTCGGCGCAGACCGCGACCAAGTTGCCGAACCGCATGGCAGAGCGCCGGCACTATGTCTTTTACCAGGACGAGGGCGGATTCCGCTCCACCAACGAACAGAATGAGCCGACCAATACCATCTACTACTTCGGCATCATCGACCTCTTTACCCAATACGATGCGGTgaagcgcggcgagcacctGTGGAAGGGGCTCTTTCACAACCGCCACCTCATCTCTCCCGTGCCTCCCAAAGAGTACGGCGAACGGTTCATCAAGTTTCTGTTGCGGCGCCCGAATCAGGCGCCTTCATAG
- the PRI2 gene encoding 4-nitrophenylphosphatase (COG:L; EggNog:ENOG503NWKN; BUSCO:EOG092626HU), whose product MFRTAGPLAQDGGKGAQVAHHPSRGSGLAQYPFRLNMYSVPPVQDITVEEFEGWALDRLRVLAEIETASARNQSWPEIKAAIERRSGEFLVLRSNAVALSGAVSTAAAKAKELQRERIKDHVSHFVLRLAFSRTEELRRRFLHAETALFRYKLETEHLAEKESFLRAQDFAWRIVSPEEQRRHREQLLACHPRLAATFESESFLQVPWHRVPDLVERRRVFVSRGTAWIPTKEQSSLIIAEFHARLQNQLEVTSRALPRLDEDDRLMPVLEHLSMGSMVGATTDYTNASLVGVDGSSVHITADMVAPLIRKHAPMCMRHLHETLTATHHLRHYGRLQYNLFLKELGLPVEEALLFWRRMFSTMTDDKFNKEHRYNIRHGYGLEGRRLNYPAKSCARIITQDAPGPQDTHGCPFRHFSPQNLSTALATHYNVSPDEQTEIVQAAKAGHYHVACTRLFEITHAQQGVQRGDGLGQGESVSHPNRYMEASWRLAQQGEPMDVASS is encoded by the coding sequence ATGTTCCGTACGGCTGGACCTTTGGCGCAGGACGGCGGCAAGGGCGCGCAAGTTGCGCACCATccgtcgcgcggcagcggcctTGCGCAGTACCCCTTTCGCCTGAATATGTATAGTGTGCCCCCGGTCCAGGACATTACCGTCGAGGAGTTTGAGGGGtgggcgctcgaccgcctgcgcgtcctcgccgagatcgagacggcctcggcgcgcaacCAGTCGTGGCCCGAGATCAAGGCGgcgatcgagcgccgctcgggcgAGTTTctcgtgctgcgctccaACGCGGTGGCGCTCTCTGGCGCGGTAtccacggcggcggcgaaaGCGAaagagctgcagcgcgagcgtatCAAGGACCATGTGTCGCACTTTGTCCTGCGCCTGGCCTTTTCGCGcaccgaggagctgcgccggcggttCCTGCACGCCGAGACGGCGCTCTTTCGCTACAAGCTCGAGACGGAGCACCTCGCAGAAAAAGAATCCTTTCTCCGCGCGCAAGACTTTGCCTGGCGCATCGTCTCGCCCGAAGAGCAACGCCGGCACCGTGAGCAGCTGCTTGCGTGCCACCCCCGCCTGGCCGCGACGTTTGAGAGCGAGAGTTTCCTCCAGGTGCCGTGGCACCGCGTGCCGgacctggtcgagcgccgccgtgtGTTTGTGAGCCGCGGCACCGCGTGGATTCCGACCAAAGAGCAGAGCAGCCTGATCATTGCCGAGTTCCACGCGCGGCTGCAGAACCAGCTCGAGGTTACatcgcgtgcgctgccgcgcctcgacgaggacgaccgCCTGATGCCTGTGCTGGAACACCTGAGCATGGGCTCGATGGTCGGTGCGACGACCGACTATACCAatgcgtcgctcgtcgGTGTCGACGGCTCGTCTGTGCACATTACTGCCGACAtggtcgcgccgctcatCCGCAAGCACGCGCCGATGTGCATGCGGCATCTGCACGAGACGCTCACTGCGACGCACCACCTGCGCCACTATGGGCGTCTGCAATACAACCTCTTCCTCAAGGAGCTCGGTCTGCCGGTcgaagaggcgctcctTTTCTGGCGGCGCATGTTTAGCACGATGACCGACGACAAGTTCAACAAGGAGCACCGCTACAACATCCGCCACGGCTACGGTCTTGAGGGCCGCCGGCTAAACTATCCCGCAAAGAGCTGTGCGCGTATCATTACGCAGGACGCGCCCGGCCCCCAAGACACGCACGGCTGCCCCTTTCGGCACTTTTCGCCGCAAAATCTctcgacggcgctcgcgacgcactACAATGTGTCGCCCGACGAGCAGACCGAGATTGTGcaggcggccaaggcgggCCACTACCACGTTGCGTGCACGCGGCTCTTTGAGATtacgcacgcgcagcaAGGCGTGCAGCGTGGCGACGGCCTCGGGCAGGGCGAGAGCGTCTCGCACCCCAACCGCTACATGGAGGCGAGCTGGCGCCTGGCACAGCAAGGCGAGCCGATGGACGTTGCGAGTTCCTAG